A genomic stretch from Serratia entomophila includes:
- a CDS encoding bifunctional helix-turn-helix transcriptional regulator/GNAT family N-acetyltransferase, translating to MSTACHTYLQPIRDASRQLVRELGFMGSTLAGTDMPPSAVHALIEIGEQRANTAAALCGILNLEKSSVSRMLSKLIKAGQLANTPSDTDAREKLLMLTDRGRETLASINRFAERQVMAALTGLPPGADAAIATGLQTYAAALRSARATDAPAKATIEIVSGYRPGFVARTLEMHMQYYARTVGFGAFFEAKVGAMLADLAARLSHPQNETWLALGGGRILGSISIDGEGLGDNRAHLRAFIVDDVLRGSGIGRQLLAKAVNFCDEKPFRETHLWTFKGLDSARHLYESAGFVLNQEQPGTQWGKPMTEQLFVRRGVSPAA from the coding sequence ATGTCAACCGCTTGCCATACCTATCTGCAGCCCATTCGCGACGCCAGCCGCCAATTAGTGCGAGAACTCGGCTTTATGGGCAGCACGCTTGCCGGCACCGATATGCCGCCCTCGGCGGTCCACGCACTGATAGAGATAGGCGAACAGCGCGCCAATACCGCCGCAGCGCTATGCGGGATCCTGAACCTGGAAAAATCCAGCGTCAGCCGCATGTTGAGCAAACTGATCAAAGCGGGACAATTGGCGAATACCCCCAGCGATACCGATGCGCGTGAGAAGCTCCTGATGTTGACGGATCGGGGCCGAGAAACGCTGGCAAGCATTAACCGCTTTGCGGAGCGGCAGGTTATGGCCGCATTGACGGGGCTGCCCCCAGGCGCCGACGCCGCTATCGCCACCGGTTTACAGACCTATGCCGCCGCGCTGCGCTCAGCGCGGGCGACAGATGCGCCCGCTAAGGCAACCATTGAGATTGTCAGCGGCTATCGGCCCGGCTTTGTCGCCAGGACGCTTGAAATGCATATGCAATACTATGCCCGTACGGTGGGGTTCGGCGCCTTCTTCGAGGCCAAGGTGGGGGCGATGCTGGCCGATTTGGCCGCGCGGCTGTCGCATCCGCAAAATGAAACCTGGCTGGCGCTGGGCGGCGGCCGCATACTCGGTTCAATTTCCATCGACGGTGAAGGGTTAGGCGATAATCGCGCTCATCTGCGCGCCTTTATCGTCGACGATGTGCTGCGCGGCAGCGGCATTGGCCGCCAATTGCTGGCTAAGGCGGTGAATTTTTGTGATGAAAAACCCTTCCGCGAAACCCATCTTTGGACCTTCAAAGGGCTGGATTCAGCCAGGCATCTTTATGAAAGCGCCGGCTTTGTGCTTAACCAGGAACAACCCGGCACGCAGTGGGGCAAGCCGATGACGGAACAGCTGTTCGTGCGCCGCGGCGTTAGCCCTGCGGCGTAG
- a CDS encoding helix-turn-helix transcriptional regulator → MPNTPSQLELLRSVADGIAALFFPNVEVVIHDLATNKVAYLANNLSKRKPGDDAGLEDFELSAEAKVTGPYEKLNWDGKKMRSVSIAARDEQGKPSYLLCINLSTGTFEDARNALDMFLSVTRLQPQPQQLFKDDWQEKINTFLHEWLRRENAALGSLTREQKRSLVNDLYHEGAFKAKSAADYIANVLSMGRATVYKYLRELKQD, encoded by the coding sequence GTGCCTAACACCCCCTCCCAACTCGAACTCTTGCGGTCGGTCGCCGACGGTATCGCAGCCCTGTTTTTCCCTAACGTCGAGGTGGTGATACACGATCTGGCCACCAACAAGGTCGCCTATTTGGCCAACAATCTGTCGAAGCGCAAGCCGGGCGATGACGCCGGGCTGGAGGATTTCGAACTGAGCGCCGAAGCGAAAGTGACCGGCCCCTATGAGAAACTCAACTGGGACGGCAAGAAAATGCGCTCGGTGAGCATCGCCGCGCGCGATGAGCAGGGCAAGCCCAGCTATTTGCTGTGCATTAACCTGAGCACCGGCACTTTTGAAGACGCCAGAAACGCGCTGGACATGTTCCTGTCGGTAACGCGCCTGCAGCCGCAGCCTCAACAGCTGTTCAAGGACGACTGGCAGGAGAAGATCAATACCTTCCTGCATGAGTGGCTGCGCCGCGAGAATGCGGCCCTGGGTTCGCTGACTCGCGAGCAAAAGAGATCGCTGGTCAACGACCTGTATCATGAAGGGGCGTTCAAGGCCAAAAGCGCCGCGGACTATATCGCCAACGTGCTGTCGATGGGGCGCGCCACGGTTTACAAGTATCTGCGCGAGCTGAAGCAAGATTAA